In Gossypium arboreum isolate Shixiya-1 chromosome 6, ASM2569848v2, whole genome shotgun sequence, the following are encoded in one genomic region:
- the LOC108484135 gene encoding transcription factor TGA7-like has protein sequence MSSLSTELTRRMAIYEQFHQINKWGDTFNGEDSPKTGSSTVLQVDVRLENKAEYISSEKTEPSRSDQETNKPTDKIQRRLAQNREAARKSRLRKKAYVQQLESSRLKLAQLEQELERARQQGLYISSASTGYFGLSAAANAGITAFEMEYGNWVEEQNKKICELRSALQAHITDIELRILVENSLNHYCNLFHIKADAAKADVFYLISGIWRTTAERFFHWIGGFRPSELLNVLMSQIEPLTDQQQLEVYNLQQSSQQAEDALSQGIDRLQQNLAESVATDLSSGNYKAQLAAAIDKLQALEGFVKQADHLRQQTLQQMARILTTRQAARGLLALGEYFHRLRALSSLWSARPREPS, from the exons ATGAGCTCTCTGTCAACTGAACTTACTAGAAGGATGGCAATATATGAGCAATTCCACCAGATAAACAAGTGGGGAGACACCTTCAACGGTGAAGACAGTCCAAAAACAGGATCATCGACAGTTTTACAAGTGGATGTTAGGCTAGAAAACAAG GCCGAATATATATCTTCCGAGAAAACCGAACCTTCCAGAAGTGATCAAGAAACAAATAAGCCAACAGATAAG ATACAGAGACGTCTGGCACAAAATCGTGAAGCTGCTCGCAAAAGTCGTCTGCGGAAAAAG GCTTATGTTCAACAATTAGAATCGAGTCGTTTGAAACTAGCTCAATTGGAGCAAGAACTCGAAAGAGCTAGGCAGCAG GGGTTATACATAAGCAGTGCATCTACTGGTTATTTTGGACTGTCTGCAGCTGCAAATGCTG GTATTACTGCTTTTGAGATGGAATATGGGAACTGGGTTGAAGAGCAAAATAAAAAGATTTGTGAACTTAGAAGTGCTCTCCAAGCACACATTACTGATATAGAGCTCCGCATTCTGGTAGAAAATAGCTTGAACCACTATTGCAATTTGTTCCACATTAAAGCCGATGCTGCAAAGGCAGACGTCTTCTATTTGATCTCAGGCATTTGGAGAACTACAGCCGAGCGTTTTTTCCACTGGATTGGAGGATTCCGTCCATCAGAACTCTTGAAC GTTTTAATGTCACAAATCGAGCCTTTGACCGATCAACAACAGTTGGAGGTTTATAACCTTCAACAATCTTCTCAACAAGCTGAAGATGCTCTTTCTCAGGGAATAGATAGACTTCAGCAGAACTTAGCCGAGAGTGTAGCAACAGATTTGAGTTCAGGAAACTACAAAGCTCAACTAGCTGCTGCAATAGATAAATTGCAGGCCCTAGAGGGCTTTGTGAAGCAG GCTGATCACCTTCGCCAGCAGACTTTGCAACAGATGGCTCGAATCTTAACAACCCGTCAAGCAGCTCGAGGTTTACTTGCTTTGGGGGAATACTTCCATCGTTTACGTGCTCTCAGTTCACTTTGGTCTGCACGTCCACGCGAACCTTCCTAA
- the LOC108484925 gene encoding RHOMBOID-like protein 8 — protein sequence MEGEASVNKLHTQIEIKPQGQEPPPPSSSVVDNSEMDIQPEGKLPFFKSRYRQRASDTWLISLLVILHLVAFITTTLFNYFSTGSVFFQPLSENPLLGPSASTLDKVGALRRAFLVQNHLNWRFFVCPWLHAGIIHFAINISCMIFIGIHLERDYGPLRIGVIYLLSAFFGSLVCSLFVRNNPVVASSGALFGLLGTMLSGLIRNWKVYSSKGAALAALFTVLATNFLLGLLPYIDNFANIGAFISGLLLGFVILLTPQIRQMSKNKAGLFECGVKHAKSTVKLKQKLALDRPILRSISLMLFVILLSGCLVALFLGIDINHYCGWCRFIDCIPYKRWSCNDGPNTCEIMKSNSEMTLTCLYNGNTRVFPFTNISQARINDLCAMIC from the exons ATGGAAGGGGAAGCCTCAGTCAATAAGCTCCATACCCAGATCGAAATCAAGCCCCAGGGCCAAGAACCGCCGCCCCCATCCTCCTCCGTCGTCGACAATTCCGAAATGGACATCCAGCCTGAAGGAAAACTTCCTTTCTTCAAGTCCCGCTACCGGCAGAGGGCATCGGACACATGGCTCATCTCTCTGTTGGTCATCCTTCATCTCGTGGCTTTCATAACCACAACTCTCTTCAACTATTTCTCGACGGGCAGTGTCTTCTTTCAGCCACTCTCTGAGAATCCCCTGCTTGGTCCCTCTGCTTCCAC GCTAGATAAAGTTGGGGCACTGCGAAGGGCTTTTTTGGTTCAGAACCACCTAAATTGGCGTTTCTTCGTATGCCCCTGGTTACATGCTGGGATCATACACTTTGCCATCAATATCAGCTGTATGATCTTTATTGGAATCCATTTAGAGAGAGACTATGGACCCT TGAGGATTGGGGTAATCTACCTACTTTCGGCATTCTTTGGTAGCTTGGTATGTTCACTTTTTGTTCGAAATAATCCTGTAGTTGCTTCCTCTGGTGCTTTGTTCGGATTACTTGGAACGATGCTTTCTGGGCTTATCCGTAACTGGAAAGTTTACTCAAGCAAG GGTGCAGCTTTGGCAGCACTTTTCACAGTTCTGGCGACGAATTTCCTCCTTGGTTTGCTACCATACATCGACAATTTTGCAAATATTGGTGCCTTTATATCCGGACTTCTACTCGGGTTTGTGATTTTGCTCACCCCTCAGATTAGGCAAATGTCTAAAAACAAAGCAGGGCTGTTTGAATGCGGTGTCAAACATGCCAAGAGTACCGTTAAACTGAAGCAGAAGCTAGCACTAGACAGGCCGATTCTGAGGAGCATTTCTCTTATGCTGTTTGTTATTCT GCTTTCTGGATGTCTTGTAGCATTATTCCTAGGCATTGATATAAACCATTATTGCGGATGGTGTAGATTCATTGACTGTATCCCTTACAAAAGGTGGAGCTGCAATGATGGACCAAATACATGTGag ATCATGAAGAGCAACTCAGAGATGACATTGACCTGTTTGTATAATGGGAACACCAGGGTGTTCCCTTTCACCAACATTTCACAGGCAAGGATAAATGACTTGTGCGCTATGATCTGCTGA